One Halobacterium wangiae genomic window, GAACGCGCGCCCGACCATCGACGACGAGTCGAAGTACGAGTCGGGGTTCTACGACCGGCTCGCGGCGCTCGTCGAGCGGACGGCCGACTCGTAACTGGCGGGGCTGGGACTACTCATTCGGGGCTGGCGCGTACGAAGCAGACCGCAGAACGGGGTGACGACTGGGGTCGGGGGTTACTGGACGTCGATGTTCGTCGAGTCGCTGGTGCGCTCGAAGGCGATCTCGAGGACGCCGTTGTTGTAAGTGGCGTCACCCGAGCGCGCGTCGACGCGGCCGGGGAGGCTGACGCGTTCGTCGTACTCCCGGGAGTCCGTGTGGGCGCTGATGGTGACCTGTTTGCCGTCGCACTGGATGGAGATGTCGTCCTTCTCGACGCCCGGGAGGTCGGCGATGACCCGGATGGTGTCGTCGCTCTCGTGGACGTCGACGTGCGTGCCAGTGGAGAAGCCGGACTGGTCGCCACGGAGTCCCTGTGCACCGCCGATCATCTCGTCCATCATCCGCTCTATCTCCCGAAAAATGTCGTCGAAGGGGTCGTCCCGGTCGTCCCGTCTCATGTGCCGGCGTAGGCAGGCACCGTGGAAAAGCGTTCGGGCTGCGACAGTCAGATGCCGAGCGCGTCGTTCGTCGTCGCGACGGACTCCTCGGCGGTCGCGGCGTCCGTGATGGCGCGGACGGCGTCGACGTTCTCGGGCACCACGTCGGACTCCTGGTGGATGGCCTGGAAGCAGTAGAAGTCGCTTCCCTCGGTGGTGACGGACTCGCCCCAGAGGCAGTTCTCCCAGAGGTCACCGCGCGGGCGACCCATGTCGAGGGCGTAC contains:
- a CDS encoding Hsp20/alpha crystallin family protein, whose amino-acid sequence is MRRDDRDDPFDDIFREIERMMDEMIGGAQGLRGDQSGFSTGTHVDVHESDDTIRVIADLPGVEKDDISIQCDGKQVTISAHTDSREYDERVSLPGRVDARSGDATYNNGVLEIAFERTSDSTNIDVQ